tttcatcatcatcatcaccaccgcaATCACTGTTTATCAACACATCAACGCCACCGGGCGATGGATGGGGAGCgtaaaaacaacacactgcgtaccgtttgttttcttccgttttacaatttgttttttttctctatgttctctctctctctcttcgcACATTTTTCGGCCGTCAACTCTCACTCGTTCACACGCACTCACTTTTGTTCTCGATTAGAATAGACTTTttaaaacggtttttgtggcTGTGGGCCAACGCTACAAACGaacgggcgtctccattttgTCTTCGCCGTGCTAACGTGAGTGctcagttttttttgcatacctttctgtttcttcttttcgccAAATATACacgtgtatatatatatataatatattttcaatataatatatataataaaaaaatctaacaaTTGATTTTAGTCACTTTGTCTCTCTTGTGTTACTTGTTACTTCCTTTGCAGACGTTTCGATACCGTTTGTATGCTGCCAATTTCTGTACAAATGCGAAAACGTCCCCAGTTCAAATTCATCGCTTACTTTGATACAACGTCTCGAAAGCACTTTTCACATGCACCACACATTACATACCGGTCtgccttttgtgtgtgtctctctctctctctctctttctctctctctctctatttctctccATATCTCTTTGTTTGTTACGTAACCGCTTATCTTCATTTTAAGTGGTTGCGCAACCGCTTGCGTGCACGCTTTTCAATTATAAATagtacaaaaaacaaacaaacaaacatacaaaccaACAAACGTCACAcgtttcaatttttgttttagtttgtttcactcttttggttttctttttctcaccACATATGGTCAGTCCAACAGTGCCCTAAATGTTGTTCAtagtcgccatcttgaaaTGCGTCAGTGTTCATCATTTTTACGCGAGTTGCATTTCTTTTATACTTTGTTTACTGCTCCTTCttcattttatgcaaaattctCTTCCTTTTTCACCGCTTGTTGCGAAACCCATGCAATCACACTAGCACATGCGCTTCGGTGAGCTGGAAGTGCTTTTGTTTAGTATTTTTCCCTCATTAGCATTACTTTTTACACGTCtagttgtgtgttttgcatgTTCTGCTTCTTTCTTGCATTCGCTTTCTGCTTTTATTCGtgattatttttacatttcatttcagTTGATTTGGAATTGTTGCGGCCAACCGATGTGAGTGTTGAGTGCTATAGTACAGAACACCATATAGCTGTATCTCCTTTCAACCATCATGTACAAACATAATTAGTggtatgatttgttttccaaacCCAGTTGCAGAGCTAGGGTTTGCAGCTTTGCCTATCAGATTAACGGCTCACTATGTTTTGCTTTATACACTTTTTCCCCACCTGAGCTTCTGGTTGCATGGTTGATTTCGTGttgcttttgcaaaatttccTGCGCCAGTATGCGTGCGTTAAATGTTCCTCAAAATGcaaatgtgcttttttgtttgtttaagcCCTGCGCCGTTGACAAATTCCGCCACCGCCTATTTTCATAAAATCAAACTTGTGACCCGCCCAAAAGTAGCCAAAGGTAGTTTTgccgtttgtgttttgttcgagtgtgtgtgtgtttatccACAAATGACGCCCACTCATCTGTTTTTCCTCGCATCATGTTAAAAATTGCGTTCAAGCGCGCACCCTAACCGATTTCATTCTAACTATCACTAAAACGTACTGAACGGAAGCTACGCATATGTTCGCCTTAGGGCCTGGTGTATGAAAATGTTGCGGCAACATTTGCATAATATATGTCGAACAGGGAACATGAACATGAAACATTCTTCTTTCATTCCCAGGTGAAGCAATACTATGTCAAGATGGTTAGCTTTGTTGCGGCGAACATTCGAACATGAAACAAATCGATTCGTGCCTCTTGCACCAAAATAAACTGCTTCAGCAACATTTTCTTAGACCTGGCCCTTTTTGTTCCCTTCAGCACAACGAGACTTGAATTAAGCAAACGATTCTATATGCAAAGACTACTAACAAAAAGCGCCATAACGAATTGAAGGCATACACTGTTGCAAACATTATCATTAGtattctattgtttttttttgccagtgTATGTTGATGGAGACGCAACACGCTTCTGCACGTTTCATCTATTGCCTGGTGTTAATGTATGTAAACGGTATACAATGTTGTGGAAGAATCCTTTTGCAATCTAACCGTGCTGTTGGGTCTATGTTGTGGTGTAAATATAATTAGAAAGACTATGTatgacataaacaaaaaaaaacaaaacatcagaGCTACAAATGGGAAACAAAACTATTTTGATTATACGTCTCCTATTCTTAAAACTCTTCTCTTCcattctctttctctatctcttttGCCATGTGATCGAGTAAACTATTACTCGATAGTTAACATCCTGTACTGCATCTGCACAAATCGCGCACACAGTACGGAATAACAGATCAGCTTCCACCGGACAGAAAGAGATAAAAGGGCGAGTATTAGAGTGAGAAATAAACAGTTCACTAGTACACAAAATGGAGGAGTTAACAGTATGAACAAGGCTAGTATGTATAAAAGGGAGGGGGGACAACAGTGTTAACAACTTTACGTCTAATCCGTACGCACTTACGGACACTCCATCAACAATAAGTTAagcaaacaagatggcaaacactgAAGATCGTGCGtgcgcacacacgcacacacacacacacacacacacacacatacaaattcTAAACCTTTCCGTACGTACAAAACCGTCCTAACAACGTACAAATGCCATAACGACGTTGTGGCCGTACGTACAAAACCTTCCTAACGAGATTATGTGCTGCTGAAACTATTCGGTTACATTAGCACATAATACTTATGGTACCTTTTTACATGTCCTAAAAAGATGAATGATCGCTTTGCTTAGGTTGGGTAGCAAGACCCCTACTGACATACGATCGAGGATCGGGGCGGCAATATGCGCGCGCTTGACGCATTCGAGGTAAGAGGTCAAATTCGTTGCATACCTTGTATCGCCCTTGCTAACCGCTGCACGTTAAATGCTAGCCCTGGCGTTCCTTCCCTGGGCCTCGGTACCCGTGGTGTGGAAATCGACAATCCAGAGGACCACTCCTGGGCAGTGCACACCCGCAGAATCGATTATATTGGTACATCAAGGGATGGGGATACGTAATGCACTTTATCGTGAGGTATTGGGTTTTCTTATGTTCGTTCCAGTGCGTTCCACTGCTTTCTTCGCCTCAATAGACGTCTTGGCGTTTCTGATATGACAGATTTACGGTACTGTTTTGCGGCGTGCCCTAAAACTACACTACCATTACGAATGGATGGTTTGCTTCCCGGAGGTTACAAAGCGTGGGATAATTCACATTCAGCCGCAGTTTCATCGTCGCGTTTCCACATCTCCGACACACGCATTTGCGTCCCTtctatacatacatacattcacacacacacatacatacatacatacaaatCTTCACTCTACTCTCGCTTAACGtccgtcgttttttttcgtaataAATAGTTAATAAGGCATGCCCGTTACATTCAGTTTGCCGGTGACCGACACAACAAACGCTACCAATCAATGATTGTTGCTGGAATCACCCCGCATCCCTGCGACAGTGTATCATCTTATCTCATCTACTAAAATGGGCCATACAACGTCCTACCTATACTACTGCCCTAATGCGCGCGGAGGGCGTTTATGCCGCTCGTCCTACTGATGGCAACTTCATTGCAACCATCACCTATCGGTGGATGGGTTTTCTCTTGCGCGACTGCTAAGAATACGGGTCATTCCCTCCCTCCCCTTTTTCCAGTTGTACACTTCACGAACACGCTTCCACACAGTGCACCGTGTCCAGACACTGCCCCACTGTTGAGGTAGCAAACAAATGAGAACTACTTTCTCCTGCACAGTCCTGCGCCCAACTGTTTCATTGGTattcagcaaaacaaaacacatcatCCATAGTCGGTTTTATCCGACAGTCTTTGGTCAACCACCTACACGAATGGGCAGCTCCTTCCGGAGCATATTCGACTACAGCTGAGGTAACATCTCCCAACTGTGCTGTACTACGGTTCCCTACAGCTGCTGATTGCTGACACAATCGGTGGCCTCCTAATCAACCGCGGTAGGTGACACGCAATCGAGCGAGTTATTCCAGCAGCTGAGATTTTTCCTCCTCTTCccggagggaggggggggagagaAGGTTACGGCAGTGGCACGGCTGATCGTGGCTGCTtggaaaaaggcaaaaaagcaaacaaaatccgATCCGCCCACAGCAGGAACTCTATAAAACCAACCCGCGCCCTGGTCGGTGTGTGAGTAGGATGCGCACCGCTCGACCATTAAGACAAAATATACACAACAGCGTATCGGCCGGCAAAGTGCAGCCCTAGCGCACTGCCCTGTTAATACTCGTCGCTTCGCTTTTGTACCATAGCTACTACAGCATCTCTCGTAAAACTATACCATTAGCGTTGCCACAATCATGCATCTTCCGTGCATACTGGTTAATCGCATGCACGCATATACACCCATCAGTGTCCCTTACACCTGTCGTACATACATACGGtcttaaaacaaaacgactcgcccactctctctctctctaagatgaacaaaaaaaaacattacacacTAAAGTTTTAAATCTCTCATTGCGCGATCGTTTAAGACAAGACAAAAACATATCCCATCGACACTTATACAATACACTCCACATTCCGCACCTATCGCGTTATCCTACCACAACACTCCACTGCGCCCCTCAATAGTTGGCATGAACTCAAGTTCCTATCATCAACTGAAtaaattagcaaaaaaaaaaacacgcacgtTTTCAACAAGCTTAAACATAGTACCTTAACTGTATTGGCTTTTGCTTTCATTCTTCCGATTCTAACCGATTTCTTAATGATGGTAGTACACGTCATTCGGCGCACATTTAGTGGATTTGAATGGTTTTGCTGCAGGAGTTGCATTTGTCGCACACGTATGCTTTCCAACAAGAACTCCAATGATCGACGTTTCGCAAATGTTTTCCCcgcattcatttttttttgtcgcggGTAGAGATTTTGCATTGGTGTGAAAAGAAGGGGGAATGTTCCGATGGTGTTTGCATATTACTTCCCACCAATGGTTTGCAAAATTTGTTTGCCGTCTGATTCGCTGACCTGTCTGACGTCTTTTGCCCCCTTGTACGGAGTGTGTTCGGTTTCGTTGATCGGgggagagggtttttttttttgctgcctttCTATAATGctacaatatatatataattttatCGATCTCGTTGGGAAAGCCTGATTAGTGAAAGATGTTTTTCTCTTCCCTACAATCTGTGGCACTTTACACATCCGAGCGAATTGTTAGGATCCAACAGCATCTATTTATCTCCACCATAACACTGCTCAGTGCTATGGCTCTGGAGGATGGTTTTCTTACATACTATTTCTGCATATGACTTATTACATACAATTtatagtgtttttttgcttgttgtgGAACAGTTTCAAATGTTTGCCTTGATGTTTCTTATGCGGACGATCGGGAATCTTCATATGAATCTGGTTAGCTGTTTGCTGAGGGTGAGGGTGAGGCTGCTGAACTGTTAGGCTGACGTTGACGCGGTTGCTACTGGGCGGAATCTAAGACTTAGATTGGTTGGCTATTTTGATTATGGTTTGCTGTAGTTGATCGATTGTACGAGAAATAACATTTGCCGGTCGCGGTGGAAGGTGCCTGGTACGGTTGTCCGACCACTGTTACAACAATGCATTGGCCGCGCACATGGGTTGCACACGTTCCACACACATTTCTCGGCATTTCTCTCCAGTTTAATGAGGCTAATGGTGGTGATACCCTTAGGGAATCGCGCTGACCTCAACTTTGACTATTGCATAAAGGGTTGCGTGTATTGAACAAGGAACAGACAAAATAGAGTAATAGAGTAAATATAACAACATTCATAATGCTAACATATGGGAAAGGTGAAACGTTCGATCACGGTGTTGGGCATGGTACCACCTTTAaccgctctctttctctctcaatCTCTCTCTATAGGTCAAGCGAACTCCCTCGGGAAGGGGTTCCCGTGGTTGCGCTTTGCCGGGGCTATTGCATGTTCTACTATTGGTGATGTATTTGGCGTTATGATTTGTGTTCATCTTCTTCCATTTAGGATACGCGACCCGTTTCGGTTTCGCTGGGTTACGGGCAACACCCGCACATTTTGCTCCACACATCATCCTGCTCTGCCTCTTCTTTTCCCGTTCCGCGCATCTGCTGACACACGCACTGCACGCTGTTGATGGTGGTTGAGGGTGTGCTACTATTGCTATTTTTGCCGCTGGTTGCTTTACTCACTCCCGATCTTTGTCGTCTTCCGGCGCAGGACGACATTTTGATTACGCGTTTGTACTGGACGACTGTTGCTGGGGTGGTGTCGTACTGGCGCTGACggtagcggtggtggtggtggctgcgGTTACACCAGCAGCAGGCGAAGATGCCCCTCCCGTCGTTTGATCCTTCGATTTCTGAGTCGACTGTCGCTTGGTGACCGGCGGCGGATTCGTGGCTAGCATCATCGTACGAATACGCCGCTGTGCCGACTGCGGTAAGAAGGTTATGTTAGGTAAGTGTCGATTCAATAGAGAGAATTTTCCAATGATAGAAGAAAACGAACGACAATCAAACCAAATGCAGCAGATGATACGGTAAGAAAATGACGCATAATAGAATCCCAGCATATGATAGCACAATGGTGGCACATGATagtataaaattattaaatcagACCATGAACTGGTCTGAAAGCCAGCAGGTGAATTGGTTTGTTTAAAGGTTGTACGTTTTATTCTATCAACAGAACATACCCAGCAAATGTAACTGAAGTAGCACAAAACACTATTTTGCATTAGTAACTGTACACTTACCTGCACACTGAAGAAGGGACCGATAATGTGTACTGTCGTTTCTTCGTCCACAGGCGCACTAGCGGTATGTTCGGGCAGCTTAATTATGCTACCAGTGACACGCTGCAGCTCTCGCACATTTTGTCCACCCTTGCCAATTATTCTTCCCACCTGTGAGAAGATCAAACAATTTCCGTAAGGACATCGCATTCATAACGGTTGCAGAAGGCTTACCTGTGCACTTGGTACAAAAATTTCCACAGTTAATCTAACATCGTCCGTACCGGACACGAAGCCTTCCTCGCGCATCTTTTCGAAGATCAGGTATTGCGCCTTCCACTGGGCCTCCGGTGTGCCGATAATGGTAACTTTACGCTCCGTTTGCTGTTCCTGCGGTTTGTCTGCCTCGAGCGGTGCGATCTTCACGGATGCACCCGAAAACCGGATGATGTTACGGATGTGTAGTCCCTTGGTACCGATGATGGCACCGACCGCATTGTTCGGGATGTAGAGGTAGGTAGTCTCTTGCACCTCGCTCGTGCCGGGCGGTACCCCGGCCGGTCCACCGGCCGGTGGCTGATACATCGGGAAGTTCGAGCCCGGGTACATGCCGGCACCGCTGCCACCGCTTGCCGTCGCGCCACCCGTACGCCCGGTAAAGCCCATTCCATTGCCGGCCGTTgacatcatcgccatcggGTGCAGACCCGGGAACATGATGCTCTGCGGGGCCAGTGCCTGCAGATCGTTCTCGTAGCTCTGACGCAGCTTGGCACTGATCTGGCTTTCGCCCTTGGACATATTATCAATCGTGCCCTTCACGGTAATGATACGCTCAAGATTGAAGCTGCTAATGTCGTTGATCGAACTGACGGTGATCTTCGTGTCGGTGTCCTGCATTATCCGCTTGATCGTGTTCCCGCTCTTGCCGATTATGCGACCGATCAGATTGTTGTGCGCCAGGATCTTGAGGCAAATTTCACCCTTGTTCGTGCTGTTGGCCTCCTGCTGCATCACTTCCAGTATCTTCTTGCACGCCATCGTACAATTTTCCGGATTGCCGTAGATTGTGATCGCCTTCTCGACCGAACCAACGTTGTCCTTCCGGTGCACGTCCACGCGCGCCCGGCTCTGCTGGGTAATGTGCCGGATCGTACTACCCTGCCGGCCAATGATCGCCCCGACCATCTCGCTCTGTACCAGCACACGCAGCGGGAAATCGGTCTGGCGACcgggaccaccaccaccgggcatGCCTGCACCGTACTGCGATCGGTTACGCTGCGCCCTGCGGGCCTGTTTGTTCGCCTCCGATAGCTCCACCAGCAGCTTCGAACCGTCGAAATCGACCCCGTTTAATCCCGACACCGCCCTGGTAGTAGCCAAAATGGTGAAGAGGAAAACACCCTGTCGTTAGTCAAAATGTGGATGGCTTTGTGCCACGATACACTTACCTCTGTGCTTGATCGTGATTCTCGAAGGTGATATGGACGGTCTGCGTGTTAGGATCTTTGCTAGTACCTGCCTCACAGTGTTCCACCTTGCCGTATGGCTTCAGCAGCGGTTCGATATCGTCAAACTTGGCGTGTTGTGGAATACCACTGATGACGATTTTGGCCGTTGTACTGTAATACAAAAGGGCAACGAAAAGAATGTTAGCTTGTGCGTAAAACTCACTGTGCCTTCACTGCTTCACTAACTCTATAAAATTGTGACATCTATGCCTGTGTCTGTTCGCTGAACCCGTCTACACCACACTGGTTCTAACGCCGATCTTTGACGAGCAAACTACAAATGACGTCGGGTTTCCGGTCCAGCCCGGAAGTAAACCCTCCACATACGCTGCAGCACAGAACACGAGCGGCCGCTAACGAACGCGAATGTGCAGCGATTGTAGTAATTGTAGTGGCCCACACTCATTGCAAAAACATGGCTGCGACCCAGCccgctctctctttctctctctctctatcgctCGCTTACAGTTACCGCTGGAAAGAAAACGTTAGGGGAGGTCGCGAGCAGCACTATGGCTGAAGAAAACTTTATGCAGAAagatgtgtttattttttagttttgcttttgctttgctcTTTCACCGTCATGCGCAAGAGCATTGTGGGGTCTCTTCTAGAGTTCCTGCCTCCTGCTAAGATGTAtccacatacacaaacacaaggGCTCCGATCCAAGACACTCAGCCATGGACGTGACATCCGTTTAGAGTATAGCAACGATCTGCGACTCCCCTCGTAGACTCCATTATGTCTTATGGCCTTTTTCGTCCGTTACCACCGACAGATAGAGGAGGGTAGGCAGGCATATGCGAATTCGTCAAAATCAGCAACTGTATGTGGTCCAAGAAGATCCGAAGCACATTTGCGTGAAGAGCGAAGAAACATAACACTTAACAGATTTGCACAGCACAGGCGACGGAGGGCGCCGATGGCTACCAGCGGCCGGCTCGAGGGTGCCGCCAACTTCATGAATTGACTTTTGAAACCCCCGTACCGATTAACATGTGTGGTACACGTCCCGATCGCGGATGCTGTCAAGATTTCGCCACGATCTGCGGAAAAATGAAGAAGCAGTAGAAGGGCCCTCCATTCATGGGTGCGCTTCTGCGTTTCATTCATCCGCACTGGGCGCCGCAACGCGAGAGTTTAGCGTGATAAGGTTTTCGCGCGGTCCGAGTGTGTCGGGATCGCCGCAATCGTAAAGCGGGAGACGAAACAACCCACGAAGAAGAAAGCATAAAATCCAACGTTCGGCGAACCTTGATGCTGTTGTGGGCCGGCGCGGTCTGGAGCTGCCGGTTGGTTGATCTCTGCGCTGGAACTCACAACGCGGCGAGCCAGTGCCGCAGGGAGGCAATTTCGAAAAGATCAGCATTCCAGCGCTGAACGCGCATAACGGGTTTGTATAGCGTGTGGTTCGATTTGATCGACTAATGAAACGGGTTTTCGAACTCTGCTACCATTGTAGTATGCATTTCCAGCGGAAGACGCATGCTTAATGCAGGGTTCTGAGATCCGATATCGAAGATACGTTAAATCAGTGCTATGTCATGAAAATCGGATCTGGTTTTTGGTTCTGAATCTGACTTGGAATCATTACGATGAATATTGAAATAACAACCTTACGAGCAACAATCACAACTTTTCACTCTTTAGAAGACTTTAATTATTGCGCTTTGATAATGTGAACAAGACTTCCAGTTCCAGGTTCTTCAggagttcgtttttaatttcatccccAGGTAAGAGAATGAACATCTCTACGCCATCCATACAGTGATGGGCGTCCATCAATAGAGCGTAGAGCAAACGCGAGATCGATAAGTTCCGTTCTTCGATTCAATTCTCCAGCAAAGCGTAATCGCTGCTTCACATAATTACGCCAAAAAGATCCGCGAAACGATCCGTTAATGAGCAACGGCAGAGAACGTTTCGTCGAAAGGTTCGCGAAAAGTCCACTGCGGCGCATGGTAGCACGTTTCACGGCCgtggaaatatttcaaaaaataaacaaagaaaaggaaCGACCGAAAGTGAATGAACTGGTGTACGGAGGATGGTGCTCTTTCCGGGCGACATACAGCAGAGTGAGAGACGCAGCCGCGCACATAGTTCGACTCCCAGCGTCATTTATGCTTTCCACTTTGTCCACTCCACCccgctttctttctttctctctttctctcgtttcTTCCTTCCATTTCTTCTGGCCACTTTTCACCCCCTAGAGCCCGTCTACGCGTGGCGGTaggtttcttcttcttcttcttcttctcccaATGCTACACCTCCAGCGGAAAAGATCGAGTGTGCGCGCATGTTGGAGTGTGGCGGGATGTTTGCGCATCGGCTGTTGATGTCATTTCACCGCACCGTTTCCCCGGCTTCTGTCCGGCGTCCCATTTCTGCCGGCATCTCGGCCTTGCAGGAACCGTCAACTGCCTCTTCGTTGTATATCGCACGATTCGATCTCGCTTAATATGACTTCGTGGGCACCCGAAAGCACCCCACTTGCAGAACGTGAAATTCCACACCGTGCCGTCTCGCACGATCAGTCTTTCCACGGTCGCAGAAGACGTCCCGGGAAACCTCCCATGTTGCGGACGATGGTTGTGTGCAAAGAAGAAGCCGACCACCTCCTCTTTCGATACTTCCCGGCGAAGACAACCGCAACAAAGCGCATTCCGCGAGCATCACTAGCGGCGGACGCAAACCATCTCTTCAACCGTACGTAGGATCCACCAAGAACCCAAGATCGTCTTCGATCTTCGTTACCGTTGGGTGCCTCGCGAAgggtttttggaaaaaatctCTCTGCTGCCTCATCGACCGAGGTCACGACAATGGTATGTACCGGGTTTCGCAGCATTGCTCACGATTCCGCCGACGAGATACGCGGCTCTTACACACGGTCCtttattttcacttatttACCGTTGTCAGTTCAACGAAGTTCGCATTCGCATTCTCCGCATCTTCGTTTGCAGAAGTAATGGGATTTCTTTTCCTGCTTTCTGCAAAGCACTATGTTTAATTATTCAGTGGTTTAAAGAGCTGCATCCAGCGTATGTACACACGCTCCTCAACGCTTGTCCCTCGCCACATTCTCCCGCACATTAGGGACAATGGCTGCACACTGGTCTAGTGAACGAACCGGAAGCTAGTCGCAATGATTGCATAAACAAATACATTAAAACTGTACTGTACACTGACATTCCAACACGAATTCCAACAACTATTCGCTGCCAATATTAGCCATCGTTGGTCGAGGGAGGAGTGCATACCATTGTGGTGGCATTTCCGATGCGTCAGAACTAGACACCATCGTTGAATCATCGAGCAAGGGTTGCTCTGCAACTTTTATTCTTACTGATGAAGATTTGTATCTTTTTATTCACACGATGCTTCTATGATGACTCCACTCTGACAGCTGTTGTGCCATCAGTATCACCGAATTCTTCAAGAATGTAAGACGCCATGATTAATAGCCTTCATGTGTGTAGTATCGCTGACTGACCGTAGCTAAGATACACTTCCACCGTGACTAACCGAATGGAAACACGCCCCACTATTTGTTTAATGCTTTCTTTCCACCTTCCACCTTCAGGCGAAGGTGGACAGAAGAATGCAGCCATCACTCATCCGGTATAGCCTTATCATACGTCACAGATCAATATAAGGAAGTTCCGCTTTCTAAATTTGTACTGTAAATTCACTTCTCGCCGGAATCACGCTAGCGTGCGCTTACTGTGCACCAGTCACGTGTCGTTCTATGTCCCGGTTCGTTCCCAGAATATGCTGCAataaaaaatggcggacatcCATTAAAATTCACAGCCCGCAAAATGTTTGCCTCCAGGTTCTGCTGCCATCAATGTACATACGATCGTATCGGAAACTCAATCGGCTACGGGGAATACACGCAACTGAGCCTGCAATTTCCCCAACAACCATGGCGAAACTATGCAAGAAACCGTTACATTAGCCAAGACATGGCGGCAACCACAAACGAATGCCAGCACAAACCCGTCCGATCGTAGCTTGGGATTGGGGTTTATTTTCAGCACTTCTGATCCTGGACGCGAAGCGTTACGAAAACCTGATGTCGGCGGAATGATGCTGCGAAATGGAGAGGAAGACAGCAAACCAACTGATAACGCTCGAAAAGACAGTAAAAGCAAGACCTGTTTGACTGAAGAAAGTTTgacttttgtgttgttgcttaGCTCGCGCAGTGTAGAACTGTGGGAACCGTCGTGTCCCTTGGGCGTCTAGCCGACACGCGTAATCCCCATTAGCCCACTGTGCTTCAGTGATCTTACCCAGCGCGACCTTATTCCAGAAAAACATGTTCCCGGTCATCCTGGTTTTTGCATCAGAACGTGTACGTCCACTAGGCCCTACTCGCGTGTACGTGAGAAGAGTAATGGGACAGAACTGCACTTCGGGCAGACAGTCAACATCCCGAGATGCGTCGTGATGGCCCACCGCTAGACAgccgacaacaacaacaacaaaaaaaaaccctactgAGGTGAATCTTGGTGTCGATCGGACGGTTGGGTTTTGAAATGCAATGCAGCACACGCATCAAGCGTGTACGAAGGCCCTCAAGGAAGGCAGGCGAACCTTCTGGCTCGACTGTTTCGGAATGCGACGAAGTCCTCGGTAAGTCGTCAGCGTTGTTCCAGAGCTGACATACGCTGGTGTGGAATGCGCAAACATCGACGCCCGCAAACGGTGTCACCACAAACGGGAACACCGCCCAGCCCCGTTCCCTCCATTCCGATACCTGCGCCCATGGGCGGCGGGGAGCGAGGGGAGGAGGAAAAAGGGAGTTGGAAAGTGAAGCCTTTACGAGGCCTTCTTTCTGGCAAAAGACGATTGTCTGGAGATGGTGTTTTGCTCATTTCCAATTCAAAGGCCACATTCCGTCGCCACATGGGAGAGTTCGCCGCgaaggaaatgtttttaaagCCTAACATTGCATTTACGTAGCATTTGCGATACAATACTATTGGATGGATTTAAACTAATGTGTGTTCAAACCATTCTGTATTCGTAGTTAGTAATTACTAAgaagaatgacaccggacaaccaAACCCGTCAAGAACTGTAATGATCTTCCCGTGTATAGATGAACTGATTGAGTTCTTGGATGTTTAAATCTTTACGTTGAGCACTCTGGGGAACTTT
The Anopheles moucheti chromosome 2, idAnoMoucSN_F20_07, whole genome shotgun sequence genome window above contains:
- the LOC128310406 gene encoding insulin-like growth factor 2 mRNA-binding protein 1 isoform X2, giving the protein MASNLEQFSELELSKEDREQIFDPPLDAPKTQNGASTTAKIVISGIPQHAKFDDIEPLLKPYGKVEHCEAGTSKDPNTQTVHITFENHDQAQRAVSGLNGVDFDGSKLLVELSEANKQARRAQRNRSQYGAGMPGGGGPGRQTDFPLRVLVQSEMVGAIIGRQGSTIRHITQQSRARVDVHRKDNVGSVEKAITIYGNPENCTMACKKILEVMQQEANSTNKGEICLKILAHNNLIGRIIGKSGNTIKRIMQDTDTKITVSSINDISSFNLERIITVKGTIDNMSKGESQISAKLRQSYENDLQALAPQSIMFPGLHPMAMMSTAGNGMGFTGRTGGATASGGSGAGMYPGSNFPMYQPPAGGPAGVPPGTSEVQETTYLYIPNNAVGAIIGTKGLHIRNIIRFSGASVKIAPLEADKPQEQQTERKVTIIGTPEAQWKAQYLIFEKMREEGFVSGTDDVRLTVEIFVPSAQVGRIIGKGGQNVRELQRVTGSIIKLPEHTASAPVDEETTVHIIGPFFSVQSAQRRIRTMMLATNPPPVTKRQSTQKSKDQTTGGASSPAAGVTAATTTTATVSASTTPPQQQSSSTNA
- the LOC128310406 gene encoding insulin-like growth factor 2 mRNA-binding protein 1 isoform X3, with amino-acid sequence MNIPSFATVDVSSSVFNGVNYAADSDLSTTAKIVISGIPQHAKFDDIEPLLKPYGKVEHCEAGTSKDPNTQTVHITFENHDQAQRAVSGLNGVDFDGSKLLVELSEANKQARRAQRNRSQYGAGMPGGGGPGRQTDFPLRVLVQSEMVGAIIGRQGSTIRHITQQSRARVDVHRKDNVGSVEKAITIYGNPENCTMACKKILEVMQQEANSTNKGEICLKILAHNNLIGRIIGKSGNTIKRIMQDTDTKITVSSINDISSFNLERIITVKGTIDNMSKGESQISAKLRQSYENDLQALAPQSIMFPGLHPMAMMSTAGNGMGFTGRTGGATASGGSGAGMYPGSNFPMYQPPAGGPAGVPPGTSEVQETTYLYIPNNAVGAIIGTKGLHIRNIIRFSGASVKIAPLEADKPQEQQTERKVTIIGTPEAQWKAQYLIFEKMREEGFVSGTDDVRLTVEIFVPSAQVGRIIGKGGQNVRELQRVTGSIIKLPEHTASAPVDEETTVHIIGPFFSVQSAQRRIRTMMLATNPPPVTKRQSTQKSKDQTTGGASSPAAGVTAATTTTATVSASTTPPQQQSSSTNA
- the LOC128310406 gene encoding insulin-like growth factor 2 mRNA-binding protein 1 isoform X1, which translates into the protein MAHHQYQPEQQQQQQQQQQQQYQYQPISEYHSPALDYGHPIVSTIETYWPRYQYLDSHTTQNANSRTRNNHHYSRYEQYQQFGTRNTFVTSPTRPLSTTAKIVISGIPQHAKFDDIEPLLKPYGKVEHCEAGTSKDPNTQTVHITFENHDQAQRAVSGLNGVDFDGSKLLVELSEANKQARRAQRNRSQYGAGMPGGGGPGRQTDFPLRVLVQSEMVGAIIGRQGSTIRHITQQSRARVDVHRKDNVGSVEKAITIYGNPENCTMACKKILEVMQQEANSTNKGEICLKILAHNNLIGRIIGKSGNTIKRIMQDTDTKITVSSINDISSFNLERIITVKGTIDNMSKGESQISAKLRQSYENDLQALAPQSIMFPGLHPMAMMSTAGNGMGFTGRTGGATASGGSGAGMYPGSNFPMYQPPAGGPAGVPPGTSEVQETTYLYIPNNAVGAIIGTKGLHIRNIIRFSGASVKIAPLEADKPQEQQTERKVTIIGTPEAQWKAQYLIFEKMREEGFVSGTDDVRLTVEIFVPSAQVGRIIGKGGQNVRELQRVTGSIIKLPEHTASAPVDEETTVHIIGPFFSVQSAQRRIRTMMLATNPPPVTKRQSTQKSKDQTTGGASSPAAGVTAATTTTATVSASTTPPQQQSSSTNA